In one window of Phyllopteryx taeniolatus isolate TA_2022b chromosome 23, UOR_Ptae_1.2, whole genome shotgun sequence DNA:
- the dnajc3b gene encoding dnaJ homolog subfamily C member 3b isoform X2, whose protein sequence is MDWGRLTGPGGVLCSLSLLCVILDGVLGATGGEIEHHLEMGRKLLAAGQLAEALSHYHSAVEVDSKNYLTYYKRAAVFLAMGKSRSALPDLTRAVQLKPDFLAVRGEKIQKSHACWLRETFLPLRPSVLSQARLQRGNILLKQGNAQEARDDFEAVLRPSPEYADAREQLARARDLEELQEDARVAYHRADYGAAISVLERVIEISPWDPEMRELRADCYLRTGDPQKAIQDLAPATRLRSDNRAAFLKISLLHYSLGEHHESLNQVRECLKLDQDDKECLGHYKQVKKLSKQLDSAEELIRAERYRDAIEKYEGVMKADPHVPYYTNLAKERICFCLVKVNAATEAIDVCSEAHQRDPRNARILRDRAEAFILNQDYEKAVEDYQEAQEFDADSNDIREGLERARKLLKISHKRDYYKILGVSRAANKQEIIKAYRKLAQQWHPDNFQLEAEKKEAEKKFIDIASAKEVLTDPEMRQKFDAGEDPLDPENQQQQGGGHNGHAWPFSFNPFESGGSFHFKFQ, encoded by the exons ATGGACTGGGGCCGCTTGACCGGACCGGGCGGGGTGCTGTGCTCCTTGTCGCTGCTTTGTGTCATCCTGGACG GCGTGTTGGGGGCGACTGGCGGCGAGATTGAGCATCACTTGGAGATGGGCCGCAAACTTTTGGCAGCCGGTCAGCTGGCTGAAGCCTTGTCCCACTACCACTCTGCTGTGG AGGTAGATTCAAAGAACTACCTGACCTACTACAAACGCGCCGCCGTCTTCCTGGCCATGGGCAAGTCCCGATCCGCCCTCCCCGACCTGACCAGGGCCGTCCAGCTCAAGCCGGACTTCCTTGctgtgaggggggaaaaaatacaaaaatcccaCGCCTGCTGGCTTCGCGAAACATTCCTTCCATTACGTCCGTCTGTGCTTTCCCAGGCCCGGCTGCAGAGGGGCAACATCCTTTTGAAACAAGGCAACGCGCAGGAGGCCCGCGACGACTTCGAAGCAGTG CTCCGGCCCTCTCCGGAGTACGCGGACGCACGAGAGCAGCTGGCGAGAGCCCGAGACCTGGAGGAGCTGCAGGAGGACGCTCGGGTGGCGTACCACCGGGCCGACTATGGCGCCGCCATCTCGGTGCTGGAGCGAGTCATTGAG ATCTCGCCGTGGGATCCCGAGATGCGGGAGCTCCGCGCCGACTGCTACCTCCGCACGGGGGACCCGCAGAAGGCCATCCAAGACCTGGCGCCCGCCACCCGGCTGCGCAGCGACAACCGTGCCGCCTTCCTTAAGATCAGCCTGCTGCACTACAGCCTGGGGGAGCACCATGAGTCTCTCAA CCAAGTCCGAGAGTGTCTGAAGCTGGACCAGGACGACAAGGAGTGCCTGGGCCACTACAAGCAGGTGAAGAAGCTCAGCAAGCAGCTGGACTCGGCCGAGGAGCTCATCCGGGCGGAAAG GTACCGTGACGCCATCGAGAAGTACGAGGGCGTGATGAAAGCGGACCCCCACGTGCCGTACTACACCAACCTGGCCAAGGAAAGAATCTGCTTCTGTCTCGTCAAG GTCAATGCGGCCACGGAGGCCATCGACGTGTGCTCCGAGGCGCACCAGAGGGACCCTCGCAACGCCAGGATCCTGCGCGACCGCGCCGAGGCCTTCATCCTCAACCAGGACTACGAGAAAG CCGTGGAGGACTACCAGGAGGCGCAGGAGTTCGACGCCGACAGCAACGACATCCGAGAAGGGCTGGAGCGAGCGCGGAAGCTGCTCAAGATCTCGCACAAGAGAGACTACTACAAAATCCTCGGAGTGAGCCG GGCGGCCAACAAGCAGGAGATCATCAAGGCGTACAGGAAGCTGGCGCAGCAGTGGCACCCCGACAACTTCCAGTTGGAGGCCGAGAAGAAGGAGGCGGAGAAGAAGTTCATCGACATCGCCTCGGCCAAGGAGGTCCTCACCGACCCGG
- the dnajc3b gene encoding dnaJ homolog subfamily C member 3b isoform X3, with the protein MDWGRLTGPGGVLCSLSLLCVILDGVLGATGGEIEHHLEMGRKLLAAGQLAEALSHYHSAVEVDSKNYLTYYKRAAVFLAMGKSRSALPDLTRAVQLKPDFLAARLQRGNILLKQGNAQEARDDFEAVLRPSPEYADAREQLARARDLEELQEDARVAYHRADYGAAISVLERVIEISPWDPEMRELRADCYLRTGDPQKAIQDLAPATRLRSDNRAAFLKISLLHYSLGEHHESLNQVRECLKLDQDDKECLGHYKQVKKLSKQLDSAEELIRAERYRDAIEKYEGVMKADPHVPYYTNLAKERICFCLVKVNAATEAIDVCSEAHQRDPRNARILRDRAEAFILNQDYEKAVEDYQEAQEFDADSNDIREGLERARKLLKISHKRDYYKILGVSRAANKQEIIKAYRKLAQQWHPDNFQLEAEKKEAEKKFIDIASAKEVLTDPEMRQKFDAGEDPLDPENQQQQGGGHNGHAWPFSFNPFESGGSFHFKFQ; encoded by the exons ATGGACTGGGGCCGCTTGACCGGACCGGGCGGGGTGCTGTGCTCCTTGTCGCTGCTTTGTGTCATCCTGGACG GCGTGTTGGGGGCGACTGGCGGCGAGATTGAGCATCACTTGGAGATGGGCCGCAAACTTTTGGCAGCCGGTCAGCTGGCTGAAGCCTTGTCCCACTACCACTCTGCTGTGG AGGTAGATTCAAAGAACTACCTGACCTACTACAAACGCGCCGCCGTCTTCCTGGCCATGGGCAAGTCCCGATCCGCCCTCCCCGACCTGACCAGGGCCGTCCAGCTCAAGCCGGACTTCCTTGct GCCCGGCTGCAGAGGGGCAACATCCTTTTGAAACAAGGCAACGCGCAGGAGGCCCGCGACGACTTCGAAGCAGTG CTCCGGCCCTCTCCGGAGTACGCGGACGCACGAGAGCAGCTGGCGAGAGCCCGAGACCTGGAGGAGCTGCAGGAGGACGCTCGGGTGGCGTACCACCGGGCCGACTATGGCGCCGCCATCTCGGTGCTGGAGCGAGTCATTGAG ATCTCGCCGTGGGATCCCGAGATGCGGGAGCTCCGCGCCGACTGCTACCTCCGCACGGGGGACCCGCAGAAGGCCATCCAAGACCTGGCGCCCGCCACCCGGCTGCGCAGCGACAACCGTGCCGCCTTCCTTAAGATCAGCCTGCTGCACTACAGCCTGGGGGAGCACCATGAGTCTCTCAA CCAAGTCCGAGAGTGTCTGAAGCTGGACCAGGACGACAAGGAGTGCCTGGGCCACTACAAGCAGGTGAAGAAGCTCAGCAAGCAGCTGGACTCGGCCGAGGAGCTCATCCGGGCGGAAAG GTACCGTGACGCCATCGAGAAGTACGAGGGCGTGATGAAAGCGGACCCCCACGTGCCGTACTACACCAACCTGGCCAAGGAAAGAATCTGCTTCTGTCTCGTCAAG GTCAATGCGGCCACGGAGGCCATCGACGTGTGCTCCGAGGCGCACCAGAGGGACCCTCGCAACGCCAGGATCCTGCGCGACCGCGCCGAGGCCTTCATCCTCAACCAGGACTACGAGAAAG CCGTGGAGGACTACCAGGAGGCGCAGGAGTTCGACGCCGACAGCAACGACATCCGAGAAGGGCTGGAGCGAGCGCGGAAGCTGCTCAAGATCTCGCACAAGAGAGACTACTACAAAATCCTCGGAGTGAGCCG GGCGGCCAACAAGCAGGAGATCATCAAGGCGTACAGGAAGCTGGCGCAGCAGTGGCACCCCGACAACTTCCAGTTGGAGGCCGAGAAGAAGGAGGCGGAGAAGAAGTTCATCGACATCGCCTCGGCCAAGGAGGTCCTCACCGACCCGG
- the dnajc3b gene encoding dnaJ homolog subfamily C member 3b isoform X1, with product MDWGRLTGPGGVLCSLSLLCVILDGVLGATGGEIEHHLEMGRKLLAAGQLAEALSHYHSAVEVDSKNYLTYYKRAAVFLAMGKSRSALPDLTRAVQLKPDFLAARLQRGNILLKQGNAQEARDDFEAVVGASNAFCSTPIQGFSWLRLRQRLYRFFFPPPPAVQLRPSPEYADAREQLARARDLEELQEDARVAYHRADYGAAISVLERVIEISPWDPEMRELRADCYLRTGDPQKAIQDLAPATRLRSDNRAAFLKISLLHYSLGEHHESLNQVRECLKLDQDDKECLGHYKQVKKLSKQLDSAEELIRAERYRDAIEKYEGVMKADPHVPYYTNLAKERICFCLVKVNAATEAIDVCSEAHQRDPRNARILRDRAEAFILNQDYEKAVEDYQEAQEFDADSNDIREGLERARKLLKISHKRDYYKILGVSRAANKQEIIKAYRKLAQQWHPDNFQLEAEKKEAEKKFIDIASAKEVLTDPEMRQKFDAGEDPLDPENQQQQGGGHNGHAWPFSFNPFESGGSFHFKFQ from the exons ATGGACTGGGGCCGCTTGACCGGACCGGGCGGGGTGCTGTGCTCCTTGTCGCTGCTTTGTGTCATCCTGGACG GCGTGTTGGGGGCGACTGGCGGCGAGATTGAGCATCACTTGGAGATGGGCCGCAAACTTTTGGCAGCCGGTCAGCTGGCTGAAGCCTTGTCCCACTACCACTCTGCTGTGG AGGTAGATTCAAAGAACTACCTGACCTACTACAAACGCGCCGCCGTCTTCCTGGCCATGGGCAAGTCCCGATCCGCCCTCCCCGACCTGACCAGGGCCGTCCAGCTCAAGCCGGACTTCCTTGct GCCCGGCTGCAGAGGGGCAACATCCTTTTGAAACAAGGCAACGCGCAGGAGGCCCGCGACGACTTCGAAGCAGTGGTGGGCGCATCTAACGCCTTCTGTTCGACTCCTATTCAGGGTTTTTCCTGGCTCAGATTGAGGCAGAGGTtgtaccgttttttttttccccccccccccgccgtcCAGCTCCGGCCCTCTCCGGAGTACGCGGACGCACGAGAGCAGCTGGCGAGAGCCCGAGACCTGGAGGAGCTGCAGGAGGACGCTCGGGTGGCGTACCACCGGGCCGACTATGGCGCCGCCATCTCGGTGCTGGAGCGAGTCATTGAG ATCTCGCCGTGGGATCCCGAGATGCGGGAGCTCCGCGCCGACTGCTACCTCCGCACGGGGGACCCGCAGAAGGCCATCCAAGACCTGGCGCCCGCCACCCGGCTGCGCAGCGACAACCGTGCCGCCTTCCTTAAGATCAGCCTGCTGCACTACAGCCTGGGGGAGCACCATGAGTCTCTCAA CCAAGTCCGAGAGTGTCTGAAGCTGGACCAGGACGACAAGGAGTGCCTGGGCCACTACAAGCAGGTGAAGAAGCTCAGCAAGCAGCTGGACTCGGCCGAGGAGCTCATCCGGGCGGAAAG GTACCGTGACGCCATCGAGAAGTACGAGGGCGTGATGAAAGCGGACCCCCACGTGCCGTACTACACCAACCTGGCCAAGGAAAGAATCTGCTTCTGTCTCGTCAAG GTCAATGCGGCCACGGAGGCCATCGACGTGTGCTCCGAGGCGCACCAGAGGGACCCTCGCAACGCCAGGATCCTGCGCGACCGCGCCGAGGCCTTCATCCTCAACCAGGACTACGAGAAAG CCGTGGAGGACTACCAGGAGGCGCAGGAGTTCGACGCCGACAGCAACGACATCCGAGAAGGGCTGGAGCGAGCGCGGAAGCTGCTCAAGATCTCGCACAAGAGAGACTACTACAAAATCCTCGGAGTGAGCCG GGCGGCCAACAAGCAGGAGATCATCAAGGCGTACAGGAAGCTGGCGCAGCAGTGGCACCCCGACAACTTCCAGTTGGAGGCCGAGAAGAAGGAGGCGGAGAAGAAGTTCATCGACATCGCCTCGGCCAAGGAGGTCCTCACCGACCCGG
- the cldn15a gene encoding claudin-15a, protein MDPTVEVVASILGFLGWVMVGVALPNRYWKTSTVDGNVITTSTIYENLWMSCATDSTGIHNCREFPSLLALNGYIQASRALMITSVVMGTFGLMAALVGVQCSKAGGDNYVLKGRIAGCAGVLFILQGLCTMVAVSWYAFNITQDFFDPFYPGTRFEIGEGLYIGWCSAVLAIAGGACLMCSCRTGSQEKYHLPHQSRGTVYSGPARTRSVAASTYGRNAYV, encoded by the exons ATGGATCCGACTGTGGAAGTGGTGGCGTCGATTCTGGGCTTCCTCGGCTGGGTGATGGTCGGGGTGGCGCTGCCCAACCGCTACTGGAAGACGTCCACGGTGGACGGCAACGTCATCACCACGTCCACCATCTACGAGAACCTCTGGATGTCCTGCGCCACCGACTCCACCGGCATCCACAACTGTCGGGAATTCCCGTCCCTGCTCGCTTTGAACG GTTACATCCAGGCGTCCCGCGCCCTCATGATCACGTCAGTGGTGATGGGCACCTTCGGCCTGATGGCGGCGCTGGTGGGCGTGCAGTGCTCCAAGGCGGGCGGCGACAACTACGTGCTCAAGGGTCGGATCGCGGGCTGCGCCGGCGTGCTTTTCATCCTGCAAG gtTTGTGCACAATGGTGGCAGTGTCCTGGTACGCCTTCAACATCACCCAGGATTTCTTCGACCCGTTCTACCCCGGTACAAG GTTCGAAATCGGCGAGGGGCTCTACATCGGGTGGTGCTCGGCCGTGCTCGCCATCGCCGGCGGGGCCTGTCTCATGTGCTCCTGCAGGACGGGCTCGCAGGAGAAGTA CCATTTGCCTCATCAAAGCAGGGGTACGGTTTATTCTGGACCGGCCCGGAccagaagcgtggctgccagcACTTATGGCCGAAATGCATACGTTTGA